The Solea senegalensis isolate Sse05_10M linkage group LG9, IFAPA_SoseM_1, whole genome shotgun sequence genome has a segment encoding these proteins:
- the LOC122774131 gene encoding focal adhesion kinase 1-like isoform X1, with product MQFWDFLGCTNRDISRISYYAEYDGQLAPAETFESSMASSSYLEPNLNHSAAGGCGVKSRSGMPGVGTSSSAGGLERPPGSMDRVLKIFHYFETNSEPCTWASNIRHGDATDVRGVIQKIAEIHKLRCVSSLGLRLTHLHSDALHWLHPDLGVSHVREKYEKQHPQEEWRYELRIRYLPKGYLSHFSEDKPSLNYLYHQVKSDYMQHIADQVDQDVALKLGCLEIRRFFREMPGNALDKKSNYELLEKDVGLRRFFPKTLMDSLKAKTLRKQIQQTFKQFANFNDEQSIHKFFEILSPIYRFDKECFKCALGSSWVISVELAIGPEEGISYLTDKGSMPTHLANFNQVQSIQYSPMEEKDRKGMLQLNVAGAPEPLTVTTASLTTAENMADLIDGYCRLVSSATHSFIVRVHKEGDRALPSLPKVSNHEKRMEKRMDGVRTRAVCVSGHTSGDETDDYAEIIDEEDTYTMPSKYYGLDQAQDYEIQRDRIELGRCIGEGQFGDVHQGVYISPENPALSVAVKTCKNSTSDSVREKFLQEALTMRQFDHPHIVKLMGVITENPVWIIMELCTLGELRSFLQVRKYSLDLATLILYSYQLSTALAYLESKRFVHRDIAARNVLVSTVDCVKLGDFGLSRYMEDSSYYKASKGKLPIKWMAPESINFRRFTTASDVWMFGVCMWEILMYGIKPFQGVKNNDVIGRIENGERLAMPPQCPPTLYSLMTKCWSYDPSKRPRFNELKTQLSTILEEEKLQQKERNRMEMRRQVTVSWDSGGSDEAPPKPSRPGYPSPRSSEGFYPSPQHPGHYQMAGYPGPHTLPSVPSALYPPQAAMLDTHHAHTHPRHHVHTHSHAQLLPQPHGQDMALWASAMEDRAVDMQQCVGQQCLLMEEQLMIQQQQMEEDQRWLEQEEMLLKPDTRSSRGSLDRDDGGLQPPTGNQHIYQPVGKQGQISISHENIQKVFSIFSGQDYFSPSAVCDSVSNFSHLQTDHVAPPKKPPRPGAQSQVSACLNTGDSYNDGVKPWRLQPQEISPPPTANLDRSNDKVYENVTGLVKAVIEMSSKIQPAPPEEYVPMVKDVGLALRTLLATVDETLPQLPACTHREIEMAQKLLNSDLAELIGKMKLAQQYVMTSLQQDYKKQMLTAAHALAVDAKNLLDVIDQSRLKTMAQSRPH from the exons ATATTTCCAGAATATCATACTACGCTG AATATGATGGCCAGTTAGCCCCAGCAGAAACATTTGAGTCAAGCATGGCTTCGTCTTCCTACTTGGAACCCAACCTCAATCACTCGGCAGCTGGTGGTTGTGGGGTCAAATCCCGGTCCGGGATGCCTGGTGTTGGCACCAGCAGCTCTGCTGGAGGCCTTGAGCGACCCCCAGGCTCCATGGACCGGGTTCTCAAGATCTTCCATTACTTTGAGACAAATAGTGAACCATGTACCTGGGCTAGCAATATCAGGCACGGAGATGCAACAGATGTCAGG GGTGTTATCCAGAAGATTGCAGAGATCCACAAACTGCGCTGCGTTTCCTCTCTTGGCCTCCGCCTGACCCATCTGCACTCTGATGCTCTCCATTGGTTACACCCTGATTTGGGTGTGTCTCATGTCAGGGAGAAATATGAGAAACAGCACCCTCAGGAGGAGTGGAG GTATGAGTTGCGGATACGGTACCTTCCCAAAGGTTATCTCAGCCATTTCTCTGAGGACAAACCTTCTCTCAACTACCTCTATCACCAG GTGAAGAGTGATTACATGCAACATATAGCTGATCAGGTGGATCAAGACGTTGCTTTGAAACTGGGATGTTTGGAAATTAG GAGGTTCTTCAGAGAGATGCCAGGCAATGCTCTCGATAAGAAATCAAACTATGAACTACTAGA gAAAGATGTTGGTTTAAGAAGGTTCTTTCCTAAGACCCTGATGGACTCGCTGAAG GCAAAGACTCTGCGTAAGCAGATCCAACAGACTTTTAAGCAATTTGCCAACTTCAATGATGAGCAGAGCATCCACAAGTTCTTTGAGATACTCAGTCCCATCTACCGATTCGACAAGGAGTGCTTCAAATGTGCTTTAGGG TCTAGTTGGGTAATATCAGTCGAGTTGGCTATCGGGCCAGAGGAAGGAATCAGCTACCTCACAGATAAGGGCTCAATg cctACACACTTAGCTAACTTCAACCAGGTTCAGTCCATCCAGTATTCACCTATGGAAGAGAAGGACAGGAAAGGTATGCTGCAGCTCAACGTAGCAGGAGCCCctgag CCTCTCACAGTCACCACGGCATCACTGACTACAGcagaaaacatggctgactTGATTGACGGATACTGTCGGCTTGTCTCCTCAGCTACTCACTCTTTCATTGTCAGAGTCCACAAAG AGGGGGACAGAGCTCTGCCTTCTTTACCCAA AGTTTCAAATCATGAGAAGCGGATGGAAAAACGAATGGATGGAGTACGGACCAGAGCTGTTTGCGTCTCAG GTCACACTAGTGGCGATG AAACGGACGACTATGCTGAGATCATAGATGAGGAGGACACCTACACCATGCCTTCAA AATACTATGGACTAGATCAAG CACAGGACTATGAGATTCAGCGGGATCGTATCGAACTAGGACGCTGCATCGGAGAGGGTCAGTTTGGAGATGTCCACCAAGGAGTCTATATCAGCCCA GAGAACCCAGCTCTTTCTGTGGCAGTGAAGACATGTAAGAACTCAACGTCAGACAGTGTTAGGGAAAAGTTTCTGCAGGAGGCAT TGACCATGCGTCAGTTTGACCATCCTCACATTGTAAAGCTGATGGGAGTTATCACAGAAAATCCAGTCTGGATCATCATGGAGCTCTGCACACTTGGAGAG TTACGATCATTTCTCCAGGTGAGGAAGTACAGTCTAGACCTGGCCACTTTAATCCTGTACTCCTACCAGCTCAGCACTGCACTGGCCTATCTAGAGAGCAAACGCTTTGTCCACAG ggACATTGCAGCGAGGAACGTGTTGGTGTCTACAGTCGATTGTGTTAAACTTGGAGATTTTGGACTTTCGCGATACATGGAAGATAGCTCATATTATAAAG CATCTAAAGGTAAACTGCCTATTAAATGGATGGCTCCAGAGTCCATCAACTTCAGACGATTCACTACAGCTAGTGACGTCTGGATGTTTG GTGTCTGTATGTGGGAGATTCTAATGTACGGCATAAAGCCTTTCCAGGGTGTGAAGAACAATGACGTCATTGGCAGGATAGAGAACGGCGAGCGACTGGCAATGCCCCCTCAGTGCCCTCCTACTCTGTACAGCTTAATGACCAAGTGCTGGTCTTATGATCCCAGCAAAAGGCCGCGCTTCAATGAACTCAAAACACAACTGAG CACTATattagaggaggagaagctCCAGCAGAAGGAGAGGAATAGGATGGAGATGCGGAGACAAGTCACTGTTTCTTGGGACTCGGGAGGGTCTGATGAAGCACCACCAAAG CCGAGCAGACCAGGTTATCCCAGTCCTCGCTCAAGTGAAGGTTTTTATCCCAGTCCTCAGCACCCCGGACACTACCAG atGGCAGGGTACCCCGGCCCTCACACTCTTCCCTCTGTGCCCAGCGCCCTGTATCCTCCTCAGGCAGCAATGCTGGACACacaccatgcacacacacacccccgccaccacgtccacacacactcgcacgcaCAACTCCTTCCCCAGCCTCATGGGCAGGACATGGCACTCTGGGCCTCTGCAATGGAG gacagGGCAGTAGACATGCAGCAGTGTGTAGGCCAGCAGTGCCTGTTAATGGAGGAACAGCTGATGATACAACAACAGCAGATGGAGGAGGATCAGAGGTGGCTGGAACAGGAGGAAATGCTGCTG AAACCAGACACCAGAAGTTCTAGAGGGAGTCTAGACAGAGATGATGGTGGACTTCAACCTCCG ACGGGAAACCAGCACATATACCAGCCCGTTGGCAAACAAG GTCAAATCTCCATCAGCCATGAAAACATCCAGAAAGTTTTTAGCATCTTTAGCGGGCAGGATTACTTTTCCCCCTCAGCTGTGTGCGACAGTGTGTCAAACTTCTCACACCTACAAACAG ACCATGTGGCCCCACCAAAGAAACCTCCTCGACCTGGGGCCCAGAGCCAAGTGTCTGCCTGTCTAAATACGGGAGACAGTTACAATGATGGAGTCAAg CCCTGGCGG cTGCAGCCCCAAGAGATAAGTCCGCCCCCCACCGCCAATCTGGACCGCTCTAATGACAAGGTGTATGAGAACGTGACGGGATTGGTCAAAGCTGTGATCGAGATGTCGAGCAAGATTCAGCCTGCTCCTCCTGAAGAATATGTTCCCATGGTCAAG GACGTGGGTCTGGCACTGAGGACATTATTGGCCACAGTGGATGAGACATTACCACAACTTCCAGCTTGTACACACAGAGAG attGAGATGGCACAGAAGCTGTTGAACTCTGACTTGGCAGAGCTGATTGGGAAGATGAAGTTAGCCCAGCAGTATGTGATGACCAG TCTCCAGCAAGACTATAAGAAACAGATGCTGACGGCGGCTCATGCTCTAGCAGTCGATGCCAAGAACCTGCTGGATGTTATCGACCAATCCCGGCTTAAGACGATGGCCCAGTCCCGCCCACACTAG
- the LOC122774131 gene encoding focal adhesion kinase 1-like isoform X2 produces MENSGCIPLCWSKGACIYAQHPLPKYDGQLAPAETFESSMASSSYLEPNLNHSAAGGCGVKSRSGMPGVGTSSSAGGLERPPGSMDRVLKIFHYFETNSEPCTWASNIRHGDATDVRGVIQKIAEIHKLRCVSSLGLRLTHLHSDALHWLHPDLGVSHVREKYEKQHPQEEWRYELRIRYLPKGYLSHFSEDKPSLNYLYHQVKSDYMQHIADQVDQDVALKLGCLEIRRFFREMPGNALDKKSNYELLEKDVGLRRFFPKTLMDSLKAKTLRKQIQQTFKQFANFNDEQSIHKFFEILSPIYRFDKECFKCALGSSWVISVELAIGPEEGISYLTDKGSMPTHLANFNQVQSIQYSPMEEKDRKGMLQLNVAGAPEPLTVTTASLTTAENMADLIDGYCRLVSSATHSFIVRVHKEGDRALPSLPKVSNHEKRMEKRMDGVRTRAVCVSETDDYAEIIDEEDTYTMPSKYYGLDQAQDYEIQRDRIELGRCIGEGQFGDVHQGVYISPENPALSVAVKTCKNSTSDSVREKFLQEALTMRQFDHPHIVKLMGVITENPVWIIMELCTLGELRSFLQVRKYSLDLATLILYSYQLSTALAYLESKRFVHRDIAARNVLVSTVDCVKLGDFGLSRYMEDSSYYKASKGKLPIKWMAPESINFRRFTTASDVWMFGVCMWEILMYGIKPFQGVKNNDVIGRIENGERLAMPPQCPPTLYSLMTKCWSYDPSKRPRFNELKTQLSTILEEEKLQQKERNRMEMRRQVTVSWDSGGSDEAPPKPSRPGYPSPRSSEGFYPSPQHPGHYQMAGYPGPHTLPSVPSALYPPQAAMLDTHHAHTHPRHHVHTHSHAQLLPQPHGQDMALWASAMEDRAVDMQQCVGQQCLLMEEQLMIQQQQMEEDQRWLEQEEMLLKPDTRSSRGSLDRDDGGLQPPTGNQHIYQPVGKQGQISISHENIQKVFSIFSGQDYFSPSAVCDSVSNFSHLQTDHVAPPKKPPRPGAQSQVSACLNTGDSYNDGVKPWRLQPQEISPPPTANLDRSNDKVYENVTGLVKAVIEMSSKIQPAPPEEYVPMVKDVGLALRTLLATVDETLPQLPACTHREIEMAQKLLNSDLAELIGKMKLAQQYVMTSLQQDYKKQMLTAAHALAVDAKNLLDVIDQSRLKTMAQSRPH; encoded by the exons ATGGAGAACAGCGGCTGCATCCCCCTCTGCTGGAGTAAGGGGGCTTGCATCTATGCACAGCACCCCCTACCAA AATATGATGGCCAGTTAGCCCCAGCAGAAACATTTGAGTCAAGCATGGCTTCGTCTTCCTACTTGGAACCCAACCTCAATCACTCGGCAGCTGGTGGTTGTGGGGTCAAATCCCGGTCCGGGATGCCTGGTGTTGGCACCAGCAGCTCTGCTGGAGGCCTTGAGCGACCCCCAGGCTCCATGGACCGGGTTCTCAAGATCTTCCATTACTTTGAGACAAATAGTGAACCATGTACCTGGGCTAGCAATATCAGGCACGGAGATGCAACAGATGTCAGG GGTGTTATCCAGAAGATTGCAGAGATCCACAAACTGCGCTGCGTTTCCTCTCTTGGCCTCCGCCTGACCCATCTGCACTCTGATGCTCTCCATTGGTTACACCCTGATTTGGGTGTGTCTCATGTCAGGGAGAAATATGAGAAACAGCACCCTCAGGAGGAGTGGAG GTATGAGTTGCGGATACGGTACCTTCCCAAAGGTTATCTCAGCCATTTCTCTGAGGACAAACCTTCTCTCAACTACCTCTATCACCAG GTGAAGAGTGATTACATGCAACATATAGCTGATCAGGTGGATCAAGACGTTGCTTTGAAACTGGGATGTTTGGAAATTAG GAGGTTCTTCAGAGAGATGCCAGGCAATGCTCTCGATAAGAAATCAAACTATGAACTACTAGA gAAAGATGTTGGTTTAAGAAGGTTCTTTCCTAAGACCCTGATGGACTCGCTGAAG GCAAAGACTCTGCGTAAGCAGATCCAACAGACTTTTAAGCAATTTGCCAACTTCAATGATGAGCAGAGCATCCACAAGTTCTTTGAGATACTCAGTCCCATCTACCGATTCGACAAGGAGTGCTTCAAATGTGCTTTAGGG TCTAGTTGGGTAATATCAGTCGAGTTGGCTATCGGGCCAGAGGAAGGAATCAGCTACCTCACAGATAAGGGCTCAATg cctACACACTTAGCTAACTTCAACCAGGTTCAGTCCATCCAGTATTCACCTATGGAAGAGAAGGACAGGAAAGGTATGCTGCAGCTCAACGTAGCAGGAGCCCctgag CCTCTCACAGTCACCACGGCATCACTGACTACAGcagaaaacatggctgactTGATTGACGGATACTGTCGGCTTGTCTCCTCAGCTACTCACTCTTTCATTGTCAGAGTCCACAAAG AGGGGGACAGAGCTCTGCCTTCTTTACCCAA AGTTTCAAATCATGAGAAGCGGATGGAAAAACGAATGGATGGAGTACGGACCAGAGCTGTTTGCGTCTCAG AAACGGACGACTATGCTGAGATCATAGATGAGGAGGACACCTACACCATGCCTTCAA AATACTATGGACTAGATCAAG CACAGGACTATGAGATTCAGCGGGATCGTATCGAACTAGGACGCTGCATCGGAGAGGGTCAGTTTGGAGATGTCCACCAAGGAGTCTATATCAGCCCA GAGAACCCAGCTCTTTCTGTGGCAGTGAAGACATGTAAGAACTCAACGTCAGACAGTGTTAGGGAAAAGTTTCTGCAGGAGGCAT TGACCATGCGTCAGTTTGACCATCCTCACATTGTAAAGCTGATGGGAGTTATCACAGAAAATCCAGTCTGGATCATCATGGAGCTCTGCACACTTGGAGAG TTACGATCATTTCTCCAGGTGAGGAAGTACAGTCTAGACCTGGCCACTTTAATCCTGTACTCCTACCAGCTCAGCACTGCACTGGCCTATCTAGAGAGCAAACGCTTTGTCCACAG ggACATTGCAGCGAGGAACGTGTTGGTGTCTACAGTCGATTGTGTTAAACTTGGAGATTTTGGACTTTCGCGATACATGGAAGATAGCTCATATTATAAAG CATCTAAAGGTAAACTGCCTATTAAATGGATGGCTCCAGAGTCCATCAACTTCAGACGATTCACTACAGCTAGTGACGTCTGGATGTTTG GTGTCTGTATGTGGGAGATTCTAATGTACGGCATAAAGCCTTTCCAGGGTGTGAAGAACAATGACGTCATTGGCAGGATAGAGAACGGCGAGCGACTGGCAATGCCCCCTCAGTGCCCTCCTACTCTGTACAGCTTAATGACCAAGTGCTGGTCTTATGATCCCAGCAAAAGGCCGCGCTTCAATGAACTCAAAACACAACTGAG CACTATattagaggaggagaagctCCAGCAGAAGGAGAGGAATAGGATGGAGATGCGGAGACAAGTCACTGTTTCTTGGGACTCGGGAGGGTCTGATGAAGCACCACCAAAG CCGAGCAGACCAGGTTATCCCAGTCCTCGCTCAAGTGAAGGTTTTTATCCCAGTCCTCAGCACCCCGGACACTACCAG atGGCAGGGTACCCCGGCCCTCACACTCTTCCCTCTGTGCCCAGCGCCCTGTATCCTCCTCAGGCAGCAATGCTGGACACacaccatgcacacacacacccccgccaccacgtccacacacactcgcacgcaCAACTCCTTCCCCAGCCTCATGGGCAGGACATGGCACTCTGGGCCTCTGCAATGGAG gacagGGCAGTAGACATGCAGCAGTGTGTAGGCCAGCAGTGCCTGTTAATGGAGGAACAGCTGATGATACAACAACAGCAGATGGAGGAGGATCAGAGGTGGCTGGAACAGGAGGAAATGCTGCTG AAACCAGACACCAGAAGTTCTAGAGGGAGTCTAGACAGAGATGATGGTGGACTTCAACCTCCG ACGGGAAACCAGCACATATACCAGCCCGTTGGCAAACAAG GTCAAATCTCCATCAGCCATGAAAACATCCAGAAAGTTTTTAGCATCTTTAGCGGGCAGGATTACTTTTCCCCCTCAGCTGTGTGCGACAGTGTGTCAAACTTCTCACACCTACAAACAG ACCATGTGGCCCCACCAAAGAAACCTCCTCGACCTGGGGCCCAGAGCCAAGTGTCTGCCTGTCTAAATACGGGAGACAGTTACAATGATGGAGTCAAg CCCTGGCGG cTGCAGCCCCAAGAGATAAGTCCGCCCCCCACCGCCAATCTGGACCGCTCTAATGACAAGGTGTATGAGAACGTGACGGGATTGGTCAAAGCTGTGATCGAGATGTCGAGCAAGATTCAGCCTGCTCCTCCTGAAGAATATGTTCCCATGGTCAAG GACGTGGGTCTGGCACTGAGGACATTATTGGCCACAGTGGATGAGACATTACCACAACTTCCAGCTTGTACACACAGAGAG attGAGATGGCACAGAAGCTGTTGAACTCTGACTTGGCAGAGCTGATTGGGAAGATGAAGTTAGCCCAGCAGTATGTGATGACCAG TCTCCAGCAAGACTATAAGAAACAGATGCTGACGGCGGCTCATGCTCTAGCAGTCGATGCCAAGAACCTGCTGGATGTTATCGACCAATCCCGGCTTAAGACGATGGCCCAGTCCCGCCCACACTAG
- the LOC122774131 gene encoding focal adhesion kinase 1-like isoform X5: MENSGCIPLCWSKGACIYAQHPLPKYDGQLAPAETFESSMASSSYLEPNLNHSAAGGCGVKSRSGMPGVGTSSSAGGLERPPGSMDRVLKIFHYFETNSEPCTWASNIRHGDATDVRGVIQKIAEIHKLRCVSSLGLRLTHLHSDALHWLHPDLGVSHVREKYEKQHPQEEWRYELRIRYLPKGYLSHFSEDKPSLNYLYHQVKSDYMQHIADQVDQDVALKLGCLEIRRFFREMPGNALDKKSNYELLEKDVGLRRFFPKTLMDSLKAKTLRKQIQQTFKQFANFNDEQSIHKFFEILSPIYRFDKECFKCALGSSWVISVELAIGPEEGISYLTDKGSMPTHLANFNQVQSIQYSPMEEKDRKGMLQLNVAGAPEPLTVTTASLTTAENMADLIDGYCRLVSSATHSFIVRVHKEGDRALPSLPKVSNHEKRMEKRMDGVRTRAVCVSGHTSGDETDDYAEIIDEEDTYTMPSKYYGLDQAQDYEIQRDRIELGRCIGEGQFGDVHQGVYISPENPALSVAVKTCKNSTSDSVREKFLQEALTMRQFDHPHIVKLMGVITENPVWIIMELCTLGELRSFLQVRKYSLDLATLILYSYQLSTALAYLESKRFVHRDIAARNVLVSTVDCVKLGDFGLSRYMEDSSYYKASKGKLPIKWMAPESINFRRFTTASDVWMFGVCMWEILMYGIKPFQGVKNNDVIGRIENGERLAMPPQCPPTLYSLMTKCWSYDPSKRPRFNELKTQLSTILEEEKLQQKERNRMEMRRQVTVSWDSGGSDEAPPKPSRPGYPSPRSSEGFYPSPQHPGHYQMAGYPGPHTLPSVPSALYPPQAAMLDTHHAHTHPRHHVHTHSHAQLLPQPHGQDMALWASAMEKPDTRSSRGSLDRDDGGLQPPTGNQHIYQPVGKQGQISISHENIQKVFSIFSGQDYFSPSAVCDSVSNFSHLQTDHVAPPKKPPRPGAQSQVSACLNTGDSYNDGVKPWRLQPQEISPPPTANLDRSNDKVYENVTGLVKAVIEMSSKIQPAPPEEYVPMVKDVGLALRTLLATVDETLPQLPACTHREIEMAQKLLNSDLAELIGKMKLAQQYVMTSLQQDYKKQMLTAAHALAVDAKNLLDVIDQSRLKTMAQSRPH, encoded by the exons ATGGAGAACAGCGGCTGCATCCCCCTCTGCTGGAGTAAGGGGGCTTGCATCTATGCACAGCACCCCCTACCAA AATATGATGGCCAGTTAGCCCCAGCAGAAACATTTGAGTCAAGCATGGCTTCGTCTTCCTACTTGGAACCCAACCTCAATCACTCGGCAGCTGGTGGTTGTGGGGTCAAATCCCGGTCCGGGATGCCTGGTGTTGGCACCAGCAGCTCTGCTGGAGGCCTTGAGCGACCCCCAGGCTCCATGGACCGGGTTCTCAAGATCTTCCATTACTTTGAGACAAATAGTGAACCATGTACCTGGGCTAGCAATATCAGGCACGGAGATGCAACAGATGTCAGG GGTGTTATCCAGAAGATTGCAGAGATCCACAAACTGCGCTGCGTTTCCTCTCTTGGCCTCCGCCTGACCCATCTGCACTCTGATGCTCTCCATTGGTTACACCCTGATTTGGGTGTGTCTCATGTCAGGGAGAAATATGAGAAACAGCACCCTCAGGAGGAGTGGAG GTATGAGTTGCGGATACGGTACCTTCCCAAAGGTTATCTCAGCCATTTCTCTGAGGACAAACCTTCTCTCAACTACCTCTATCACCAG GTGAAGAGTGATTACATGCAACATATAGCTGATCAGGTGGATCAAGACGTTGCTTTGAAACTGGGATGTTTGGAAATTAG GAGGTTCTTCAGAGAGATGCCAGGCAATGCTCTCGATAAGAAATCAAACTATGAACTACTAGA gAAAGATGTTGGTTTAAGAAGGTTCTTTCCTAAGACCCTGATGGACTCGCTGAAG GCAAAGACTCTGCGTAAGCAGATCCAACAGACTTTTAAGCAATTTGCCAACTTCAATGATGAGCAGAGCATCCACAAGTTCTTTGAGATACTCAGTCCCATCTACCGATTCGACAAGGAGTGCTTCAAATGTGCTTTAGGG TCTAGTTGGGTAATATCAGTCGAGTTGGCTATCGGGCCAGAGGAAGGAATCAGCTACCTCACAGATAAGGGCTCAATg cctACACACTTAGCTAACTTCAACCAGGTTCAGTCCATCCAGTATTCACCTATGGAAGAGAAGGACAGGAAAGGTATGCTGCAGCTCAACGTAGCAGGAGCCCctgag CCTCTCACAGTCACCACGGCATCACTGACTACAGcagaaaacatggctgactTGATTGACGGATACTGTCGGCTTGTCTCCTCAGCTACTCACTCTTTCATTGTCAGAGTCCACAAAG AGGGGGACAGAGCTCTGCCTTCTTTACCCAA AGTTTCAAATCATGAGAAGCGGATGGAAAAACGAATGGATGGAGTACGGACCAGAGCTGTTTGCGTCTCAG GTCACACTAGTGGCGATG AAACGGACGACTATGCTGAGATCATAGATGAGGAGGACACCTACACCATGCCTTCAA AATACTATGGACTAGATCAAG CACAGGACTATGAGATTCAGCGGGATCGTATCGAACTAGGACGCTGCATCGGAGAGGGTCAGTTTGGAGATGTCCACCAAGGAGTCTATATCAGCCCA GAGAACCCAGCTCTTTCTGTGGCAGTGAAGACATGTAAGAACTCAACGTCAGACAGTGTTAGGGAAAAGTTTCTGCAGGAGGCAT TGACCATGCGTCAGTTTGACCATCCTCACATTGTAAAGCTGATGGGAGTTATCACAGAAAATCCAGTCTGGATCATCATGGAGCTCTGCACACTTGGAGAG TTACGATCATTTCTCCAGGTGAGGAAGTACAGTCTAGACCTGGCCACTTTAATCCTGTACTCCTACCAGCTCAGCACTGCACTGGCCTATCTAGAGAGCAAACGCTTTGTCCACAG ggACATTGCAGCGAGGAACGTGTTGGTGTCTACAGTCGATTGTGTTAAACTTGGAGATTTTGGACTTTCGCGATACATGGAAGATAGCTCATATTATAAAG CATCTAAAGGTAAACTGCCTATTAAATGGATGGCTCCAGAGTCCATCAACTTCAGACGATTCACTACAGCTAGTGACGTCTGGATGTTTG GTGTCTGTATGTGGGAGATTCTAATGTACGGCATAAAGCCTTTCCAGGGTGTGAAGAACAATGACGTCATTGGCAGGATAGAGAACGGCGAGCGACTGGCAATGCCCCCTCAGTGCCCTCCTACTCTGTACAGCTTAATGACCAAGTGCTGGTCTTATGATCCCAGCAAAAGGCCGCGCTTCAATGAACTCAAAACACAACTGAG CACTATattagaggaggagaagctCCAGCAGAAGGAGAGGAATAGGATGGAGATGCGGAGACAAGTCACTGTTTCTTGGGACTCGGGAGGGTCTGATGAAGCACCACCAAAG CCGAGCAGACCAGGTTATCCCAGTCCTCGCTCAAGTGAAGGTTTTTATCCCAGTCCTCAGCACCCCGGACACTACCAG atGGCAGGGTACCCCGGCCCTCACACTCTTCCCTCTGTGCCCAGCGCCCTGTATCCTCCTCAGGCAGCAATGCTGGACACacaccatgcacacacacacccccgccaccacgtccacacacactcgcacgcaCAACTCCTTCCCCAGCCTCATGGGCAGGACATGGCACTCTGGGCCTCTGCAATGGAG AAACCAGACACCAGAAGTTCTAGAGGGAGTCTAGACAGAGATGATGGTGGACTTCAACCTCCG ACGGGAAACCAGCACATATACCAGCCCGTTGGCAAACAAG GTCAAATCTCCATCAGCCATGAAAACATCCAGAAAGTTTTTAGCATCTTTAGCGGGCAGGATTACTTTTCCCCCTCAGCTGTGTGCGACAGTGTGTCAAACTTCTCACACCTACAAACAG ACCATGTGGCCCCACCAAAGAAACCTCCTCGACCTGGGGCCCAGAGCCAAGTGTCTGCCTGTCTAAATACGGGAGACAGTTACAATGATGGAGTCAAg CCCTGGCGG cTGCAGCCCCAAGAGATAAGTCCGCCCCCCACCGCCAATCTGGACCGCTCTAATGACAAGGTGTATGAGAACGTGACGGGATTGGTCAAAGCTGTGATCGAGATGTCGAGCAAGATTCAGCCTGCTCCTCCTGAAGAATATGTTCCCATGGTCAAG GACGTGGGTCTGGCACTGAGGACATTATTGGCCACAGTGGATGAGACATTACCACAACTTCCAGCTTGTACACACAGAGAG attGAGATGGCACAGAAGCTGTTGAACTCTGACTTGGCAGAGCTGATTGGGAAGATGAAGTTAGCCCAGCAGTATGTGATGACCAG TCTCCAGCAAGACTATAAGAAACAGATGCTGACGGCGGCTCATGCTCTAGCAGTCGATGCCAAGAACCTGCTGGATGTTATCGACCAATCCCGGCTTAAGACGATGGCCCAGTCCCGCCCACACTAG